One region of Bacillus zhangzhouensis genomic DNA includes:
- the whiA gene encoding DNA-binding protein WhiA: protein MSFASETKKELTNLDVKDCCTKAELSALIRMNGSLSFSNRKLILDIQTENAAIARRIYTLLKKKYDVAVELLVRKKMRLKKNNVYIVRLVERAKIILEDLKILGEPFVFERNISAELVKKRCCKRSYMRGAFLAGGSVNNPETSSYHLEIFSLYKEHNDALCELMNHFHLNSKTLERKKGYITYLKEAEKITEFLSVVGAHNSLLRFEDVRIVRDMRNSVNRLVNCETANLNKTIGASLRQVENIQFIDEKIGLDALPDKLREIAKLRVDYQEVTLKELGEMVKSGRISKSGINHRLRKLDQIAEQLRNGQAVTFK from the coding sequence ATGTCATTTGCATCCGAGACAAAAAAAGAGCTGACTAATCTGGACGTGAAGGACTGCTGCACAAAAGCAGAGCTTTCTGCCCTCATCCGTATGAACGGTTCATTATCTTTCTCTAATCGAAAATTGATTTTAGATATACAGACAGAGAACGCAGCCATTGCGAGACGGATTTATACGCTGCTCAAAAAGAAATATGATGTGGCAGTCGAACTGCTCGTCCGTAAGAAAATGAGATTGAAAAAGAATAATGTGTATATTGTCAGACTGGTAGAACGAGCGAAAATCATTTTAGAGGATTTAAAAATATTAGGTGAGCCATTTGTATTTGAGCGAAATATTTCAGCAGAGCTTGTGAAGAAAAGATGCTGCAAGCGCTCCTATATGAGAGGTGCTTTTTTAGCAGGAGGTTCTGTGAATAACCCAGAAACGTCCTCCTATCACCTTGAGATTTTTTCACTATATAAAGAACATAATGATGCCCTTTGTGAGCTGATGAATCACTTTCATCTCAATAGTAAAACACTTGAGCGTAAAAAAGGGTACATTACGTACTTGAAGGAAGCAGAAAAAATAACGGAATTCTTAAGTGTTGTGGGTGCTCATAACTCGCTGCTTCGCTTTGAAGATGTGCGAATCGTCCGAGACATGAGGAACTCGGTCAATCGGCTCGTCAATTGTGAAACAGCAAACTTGAATAAAACGATTGGTGCATCACTGCGTCAGGTCGAGAACATTCAATTCATCGATGAAAAAATTGGACTTGATGCCCTGCCGGATAAACTTCGTGAAATTGCCAAACTGCGAGTCGACTATCAAGAGGTCACGCTGAAGGAACTTGGTGAAATGGTAAAAAGCGGCAGGATCAGCAAGTCAGGGATTAACCACCGTTTAAGAAAGCTAGATCAA
- a CDS encoding YvcK family protein — MATLPKVVILGGGTGLSVLLRGLKTKPVDITAIVTVADDGGSSGRLRHDLNIPPPGDIRNVLAALSDVEPLVEDLFQHRFNKGNDLTGHSLGNLILAAMTNITGDFFHAVTEMSKVLNVRGKVLPAANSSVVLHAELANGQMVTGESKIPTYGERIKRVFLTPDTIEPLPESIQVIREADLIVIGPGSLYTSILPNLLVPHIGEEVIRSKAKKVYICNVMTQPGETLSYSAADHVQALNDHMDRPFIDTIFVNNKEIPEEIKAKYAEEQAQPVQFDIDALKAMGLEVIPGEIITYDQHVIRHDTLKVASLLVDLLHQKK; from the coding sequence ATGGCGACATTACCAAAGGTGGTCATTCTTGGCGGCGGTACTGGCTTATCTGTTTTGCTCAGGGGACTAAAAACGAAGCCAGTGGACATTACCGCTATTGTAACGGTTGCTGACGACGGAGGCAGCTCAGGCAGACTGAGGCATGATTTGAATATTCCTCCTCCAGGAGATATTCGAAATGTCCTTGCGGCTCTCTCTGATGTTGAACCGCTTGTAGAAGATTTATTTCAGCACCGTTTTAACAAAGGGAATGACTTAACAGGCCACTCACTCGGCAACCTCATTCTTGCGGCCATGACAAATATAACCGGTGATTTTTTTCATGCCGTCACTGAAATGAGCAAGGTTTTAAATGTGAGAGGAAAAGTATTGCCAGCAGCGAATTCAAGTGTTGTTCTTCATGCGGAATTAGCAAATGGGCAGATGGTGACAGGAGAATCGAAAATTCCCACCTATGGTGAGCGAATTAAACGAGTGTTCCTCACACCCGATACGATTGAACCACTGCCAGAATCCATTCAAGTCATTCGTGAGGCGGATTTAATCGTCATTGGGCCTGGCAGCCTGTATACAAGTATTTTGCCAAACTTGCTTGTCCCGCATATCGGAGAAGAAGTGATTCGCTCTAAGGCGAAAAAAGTGTATATTTGCAATGTCATGACACAGCCGGGGGAAACGCTTTCCTACAGTGCAGCTGATCATGTACAGGCATTAAATGATCATATGGATCGTCCATTTATCGATACGATTTTTGTGAATAATAAAGAAATTCCAGAAGAAATCAAAGCAAAATATGCAGAAGAACAGGCCCAGCCTGTCCAATTCGACATAGATGCACTGAAAGCAATGGGACTAGAAGTGATCCCTGGAGAAATCATTACATACGACCAGCATGTCATTCGTCATGACACGCTGAAAGTAGCCTCGCTGCTTGTCGACCTGCTGCATCAGAAAAAATAG
- the rapZ gene encoding RNase adapter RapZ: MNTHKQEDIQLVIITGMSGAGKTVAIQSFEDLGYFCVDNLPPSLLPKFLELMKESNSKMSKVALVMDLRGREFFDSLIAALDEMSDLDWITPRILFLDANDKVLVSRYKETRRSHPLATTGLPLEGIAMERELLEELKGRSQMIFDTSDLKPKQLREKIVTHFATNQGQVFTVNVMSFGFKYGLPIDADLVFDVRFLPNPYYIESMRPQTGNDEEVRSYVMKWTETQKFTEKLIDLLSFMLPSYKREGKSQLVIAIGCTGGQHRSVTLANYLSEYFKNDYYTHVTHRDIEKRSRK, encoded by the coding sequence ATGAATACACACAAACAAGAAGATATTCAGCTTGTGATTATTACAGGAATGTCAGGTGCGGGGAAAACGGTAGCCATTCAAAGCTTTGAAGATTTAGGCTACTTTTGTGTTGATAACCTGCCGCCATCACTTTTACCGAAGTTCCTAGAGCTTATGAAGGAATCGAATTCCAAGATGAGCAAGGTCGCTCTTGTGATGGATTTACGCGGACGCGAATTTTTTGACAGCTTAATTGCGGCCTTAGATGAAATGAGTGATCTTGACTGGATCACGCCAAGAATTCTATTTTTAGATGCAAATGATAAGGTGCTTGTCTCAAGATACAAAGAAACGAGACGTTCGCACCCTCTTGCAACAACAGGTTTGCCGCTTGAAGGAATTGCAATGGAGCGCGAGCTATTAGAGGAGTTAAAAGGCCGCTCTCAAATGATTTTTGATACATCGGATTTAAAACCAAAACAGCTGCGGGAAAAGATTGTCACGCACTTTGCCACCAATCAAGGACAGGTGTTTACAGTAAACGTGATGTCCTTTGGCTTTAAATACGGTCTGCCGATTGATGCTGATCTTGTCTTTGACGTGAGATTCCTGCCGAATCCTTACTATATTGAGAGCATGCGTCCACAGACTGGAAACGATGAAGAAGTGCGCTCCTATGTGATGAAATGGACTGAAACACAAAAATTCACGGAGAAATTAATTGATCTCCTCAGCTTTATGCTTCCGTCCTATAAGCGAGAAGGAAAAAGCCAGCTTGTGATCGCCATCGGCTGTACAGGCGGACAGCATCGATCAGTAACGCTGGCCAACTATTTATCGGAGTATTTTAAAAACGATTACTATACACATGTCACTCACCGGGACATTGAAAAGAGAAGCAGAAAATAG
- a CDS encoding 8-oxo-dGTP diphosphatase, which translates to MQRVTNCVLHHEDQVLLLQKPRRGWWVAPGGKMESGESVKDSVVREYREETGIYVLNPQLKGVFTFIIKEGDQIVQEWMMFTFMADSFTGKNVTESEEGILKWHDIKDVPHLPMAPGDSHILDFMLKGKGLLHGTFTYTPDFELIAYRLDPQGE; encoded by the coding sequence ATGCAACGAGTAACCAATTGTGTGCTGCATCACGAAGATCAAGTTCTCTTGCTGCAAAAGCCAAGACGGGGCTGGTGGGTAGCACCGGGCGGCAAAATGGAAAGCGGAGAATCGGTCAAAGATTCAGTCGTTCGAGAATATAGAGAAGAAACAGGTATTTATGTTTTAAATCCGCAACTGAAAGGTGTTTTTACCTTTATCATAAAAGAAGGTGATCAAATCGTTCAAGAGTGGATGATGTTCACCTTTATGGCAGATTCATTTACCGGAAAAAACGTAACAGAGTCAGAGGAAGGCATTTTAAAATGGCATGACATAAAAGATGTGCCTCATTTGCCGATGGCTCCAGGAGATTCCCATATTCTTGATTTCATGCTTAAAGGAAAAGGACTTCTGCATGGCACTTTTACGTATACACCCGATTTTGAGCTAATTGCTTATCGGTTAGATCCTCAGGGAGAATAA
- the trxB gene encoding thioredoxin-disulfide reductase: MSEEKIYDTIIIGAGPAGMTAAVYTSRGNLSTLMIERGIPGGQMANTEDVENYPGFESILGPELSNKMFEHAKKFGAEYAYGDIKEIVNGEEYKIVKAGSKEYKGRSVIIAAGAEYKKIGAPGEKELGGRGVSYCAVCDGAFFKNKELVVIGGGDSAVEEGVYLTRFASKVTIIHRRDKLRAQSILQARAFDNEKIDFKWNKTVKQINEENGKVGSVTLIDTVTGEEEDFKTDGVFIYIGMLPLSKPFENLGITNKEGYIETNERMETRVEGIFAAGDIREKTLRQIVTATGDGSIAAQSAQHYVEELAEKLKATK, translated from the coding sequence GTGTCAGAAGAAAAAATCTACGATACGATCATCATTGGAGCGGGTCCTGCCGGAATGACAGCCGCTGTTTATACATCACGGGGAAATCTTTCAACATTAATGATTGAAAGAGGAATTCCAGGCGGACAAATGGCGAATACGGAAGATGTCGAGAACTATCCTGGCTTTGAAAGCATTTTAGGGCCGGAACTTTCAAATAAAATGTTTGAGCATGCGAAGAAATTCGGTGCAGAGTATGCATATGGCGATATCAAAGAAATCGTGAACGGTGAAGAGTACAAAATCGTCAAAGCCGGCTCAAAAGAATACAAAGGACGCTCTGTCATTATCGCGGCAGGGGCTGAATACAAAAAAATCGGTGCACCAGGTGAAAAAGAACTTGGCGGCCGCGGCGTATCATATTGTGCAGTATGTGACGGGGCATTCTTTAAAAACAAAGAGCTTGTCGTCATTGGCGGCGGAGATTCTGCAGTAGAAGAGGGGGTGTATCTCACACGCTTCGCTTCAAAAGTAACGATTATTCATAGACGCGATAAACTTCGTGCACAAAGCATTTTACAAGCACGTGCCTTTGATAATGAAAAAATTGACTTCAAGTGGAACAAAACCGTGAAACAGATCAATGAAGAAAACGGGAAAGTCGGCAGTGTGACATTGATTGATACGGTGACTGGTGAAGAAGAAGACTTTAAAACAGACGGTGTCTTTATCTATATCGGAATGCTGCCACTGTCTAAACCATTTGAAAATCTCGGCATTACAAATAAAGAAGGATACATTGAAACAAACGAAAGAATGGAAACGAGAGTGGAAGGTATTTTCGCCGCTGGTGACATTCGAGAAAAAACACTTCGTCAAATTGTGACAGCAACAGGTGACGGAAGTATTGCAGCACAAAGCGCACAGCATTATGTAGAAGAGCTTGCTGAAAAACTCAAAGCAACAAAATAA
- a CDS encoding NlpC/P60 family protein, producing the protein MSLGKLSKEELFVKKFITFGLASVIGASGLFIPFTHEANAQNFEQKKQELDSKKSEVDKNLQKKKEELSKLEAKQEALALKLKEIDEKALKTSDQIEEKQKENEKTKKEIKALKKEIADTEKRIEDRNKFLKKRVRALQESGGSTKYIDVLLGAKSFSDFISRAGAVSTLINADSEIIKEQEKDKAELQKSENELNTKLENVQNTLAKLETLQSDLNKQLDEKDKLFKQVKKQKGSAFSEISELNSEANSIASEKDATIAAQKQAEKEAREAAQKAKAQRQQQQRQASVQAEDNSSNYDNSPSSNNSGSSNHNNNSSSPSKKPSSGGGSPVSSNVGGIEGAISTGSSIVGQSPYKWGGGRSQADIDARRFDCSSFVRWAFASAGINLGPVGGTTTDTLVGKGRAVSASDMKRGDLVFFDTYKVNGHVGIYLGNGTFLNDNSSRGVSVDSMNNVYWKKAFNGVVRRVVE; encoded by the coding sequence ATGTCGCTTGGGAAATTGTCAAAGGAGGAACTATTCGTGAAAAAATTTATTACTTTCGGTTTAGCTTCGGTGATCGGAGCGAGCGGTTTATTTATTCCATTTACACATGAAGCAAACGCACAGAACTTTGAGCAAAAGAAACAAGAACTAGACAGCAAGAAATCTGAGGTAGACAAGAATCTTCAAAAGAAAAAAGAAGAGCTTTCAAAGCTTGAAGCAAAACAAGAGGCACTAGCACTAAAGCTTAAAGAGATTGACGAGAAAGCTTTAAAAACAAGTGATCAAATCGAAGAAAAACAAAAAGAAAATGAAAAAACAAAAAAAGAAATCAAAGCATTGAAAAAAGAAATTGCTGATACAGAAAAACGTATTGAAGATAGAAACAAATTCTTGAAAAAGCGTGTACGTGCCCTTCAAGAGAGCGGCGGTTCTACGAAATACATAGATGTATTATTAGGAGCAAAAAGCTTTAGCGATTTCATCAGCCGTGCAGGTGCAGTTTCTACACTGATCAACGCAGACAGTGAAATCATTAAAGAGCAGGAAAAAGACAAAGCGGAGCTTCAAAAGTCTGAAAACGAATTAAACACAAAGCTTGAAAATGTGCAAAACACACTTGCAAAGCTTGAAACGCTTCAATCAGACTTGAATAAACAGCTTGATGAAAAAGACAAGCTATTCAAGCAAGTGAAAAAGCAAAAAGGAAGTGCTTTTTCTGAAATCAGCGAGTTAAACAGTGAGGCTAACAGCATTGCATCTGAAAAAGACGCAACAATCGCTGCACAAAAACAAGCTGAAAAAGAAGCGAGAGAAGCAGCTCAAAAAGCAAAAGCGCAAAGACAACAACAGCAGCGTCAAGCTAGTGTTCAAGCGGAAGACAACAGCTCAAATTACGATAACAGCCCGTCTTCAAATAACAGTGGATCATCTAATCACAACAATAACAGCAGTTCACCAAGCAAGAAGCCATCTTCTGGCGGTGGATCACCTGTCAGCAGTAATGTAGGCGGAATCGAAGGTGCAATCAGCACAGGTTCTAGCATTGTTGGACAATCTCCATATAAATGGGGCGGCGGCAGATCACAAGCCGATATTGACGCACGTCGTTTTGACTGTTCTTCATTTGTTCGCTGGGCATTCGCATCAGCAGGCATCAATCTTGGACCAGTTGGCGGTACAACAACAGATACACTTGTAGGTAAAGGAAGAGCTGTAAGTGCATCTGACATGAAACGCGGAGATCTTGTATTCTTTGATACGTATAAAGTAAATGGACACGTTGGTATTTACTTAGGAAACGGTACATTCTTGAACGATAACAGCTCTCGCGGTGTTTCAGTTGACTCAATGAACAACGTATACTGGAAAAAAGCTTTCAATGGCGTTGTAAGAAGAGTCGTTGAATAA
- a CDS encoding tetratricopeptide repeat protein gives MSKYTSQNNHTQVVQLFQDGHYFFHKGLKAYRERNLSKASKLIQRAIVLEPENVEMLSQLAIIYTEMGHYQQSNELLDFILEHIDENMSECHYFKANNYANLGLFQEAYKSATAYAALEENGEFADENDDLLDLLDMSDEDDEDFPYDQDDLIVKQDQANHLLESGRLDEAIEMLEQMIVEYPEFWSAYNNLALAYFYSGRIHQAKEILYRVLHENPGNLHALCNQLVFYHYEKEEEKVNMLAEQLTHVYPILSEQRYKLGATFALVGEFEWAFKWLYSLYKTGFQGDSTFLYWLASAAYHTGRKTLAQTVWDKMVEEDIDADEIKPWQDKPEVAEPMVSIEERLTAYYVSKQKGERDVLQSVLDARAAKTAFEQQFIELLLYEDEMKEQSFSEDAVFAKQAASSLEEAVHPDSHMPYFWLFHIIQQARASGIDKKNAPAWAAASYYLWINEQKESAVSKKDVASAFQISVQTLTKYERVICTLID, from the coding sequence GTGAGTAAATACACTTCTCAAAATAATCACACACAAGTCGTCCAGCTTTTTCAAGATGGGCATTACTTTTTTCATAAAGGTCTTAAAGCATATAGAGAAAGAAATCTGTCTAAGGCAAGTAAGCTGATACAGCGGGCCATCGTACTTGAGCCTGAAAATGTAGAAATGTTGTCACAGCTTGCCATTATTTATACTGAAATGGGTCATTACCAGCAATCAAACGAACTGCTTGATTTTATCCTTGAACATATCGATGAAAACATGTCTGAGTGCCACTATTTTAAAGCCAATAATTATGCCAATCTCGGACTGTTTCAAGAGGCATATAAATCAGCTACTGCTTATGCCGCGCTGGAAGAGAACGGCGAATTTGCGGATGAAAATGACGATCTCCTCGACCTGCTCGATATGAGCGACGAAGATGACGAAGATTTTCCTTATGATCAGGATGACCTGATTGTGAAGCAGGATCAAGCCAACCATTTGCTAGAAAGCGGCAGACTCGATGAAGCCATTGAGATGCTGGAACAGATGATTGTTGAGTATCCAGAATTTTGGTCAGCGTATAATAATCTCGCTTTGGCCTATTTTTATTCTGGTCGAATCCATCAGGCGAAAGAAATATTGTACCGGGTCCTTCATGAAAATCCCGGTAATCTGCATGCCCTTTGCAATCAGCTTGTCTTCTACCATTATGAAAAAGAAGAAGAGAAGGTCAACATGTTAGCAGAGCAATTAACGCACGTGTATCCAATACTAAGTGAACAGCGTTATAAGCTTGGCGCAACATTTGCCCTTGTGGGAGAATTTGAATGGGCCTTTAAATGGCTTTATTCTTTATACAAAACAGGCTTTCAGGGGGATAGTACATTTTTATATTGGCTTGCAAGCGCAGCCTATCATACAGGCCGCAAGACGCTCGCCCAAACGGTTTGGGATAAGATGGTCGAAGAAGATATCGACGCAGATGAAATCAAGCCGTGGCAGGATAAACCTGAGGTGGCTGAGCCAATGGTTTCGATTGAGGAACGGCTGACTGCGTACTATGTCAGCAAACAAAAAGGAGAACGTGATGTTCTGCAATCTGTCCTTGATGCGCGCGCAGCAAAAACGGCCTTTGAACAGCAGTTCATAGAACTGCTTTTGTATGAAGATGAAATGAAAGAACAGTCTTTTTCAGAAGATGCCGTTTTTGCAAAACAGGCGGCGTCCAGTCTGGAGGAAGCCGTTCATCCTGACAGCCATATGCCTTATTTTTGGTTATTCCATATTATTCAACAGGCACGTGCTTCTGGTATTGATAAGAAAAATGCGCCTGCCTGGGCAGCAGCATCTTATTATCTATGGATAAATGAACAAAAAGAATCAGCTGTCAGCAAAAAAGACGTTGCGTCCGCTTTTCAGATCAGTGTTCAAACACTGACTAAATACGAACGAGTGATCTGTACGTTAATCGATTAA
- the hisIE gene encoding bifunctional phosphoribosyl-AMP cyclohydrolase/phosphoribosyl-ATP diphosphatase HisIE — protein sequence MKQANELTFNEAGLIPAIVQDAQSKEVLTLAYMNQESYEKTLETGETWFYSRSRNELWHKGATSCHTQKVTSIRYDCDKDALLVLVAPSGPACHTGSYSCFSEEGRKRQSEEQDRFAILNELEQVIAKRQAEMPEGAYTTYLFEKGVDKILKKVGEEASEVIIAAKNRDQEELKWETADLLYHLLVLLREQQLPLDDVLKVLKKRHLGE from the coding sequence ATGAAACAGGCAAATGAATTAACCTTTAATGAAGCAGGCCTGATTCCTGCGATTGTACAGGATGCTCAAAGTAAGGAAGTATTGACGCTGGCATATATGAATCAAGAATCCTATGAAAAAACGCTGGAGACAGGTGAAACATGGTTTTATAGCCGGTCGAGAAACGAGCTTTGGCACAAAGGCGCCACCTCTTGCCATACCCAGAAAGTGACGTCTATTCGATATGACTGTGACAAGGATGCTCTGCTTGTCCTTGTCGCGCCAAGCGGTCCAGCCTGCCATACTGGCAGCTATAGCTGTTTTTCGGAAGAAGGCAGGAAGCGCCAAAGCGAAGAGCAAGATCGTTTTGCGATATTAAATGAACTTGAACAGGTCATAGCAAAGCGTCAGGCGGAAATGCCAGAAGGTGCTTATACAACTTATCTATTTGAAAAAGGGGTCGATAAAATTCTGAAAAAAGTAGGGGAAGAAGCGTCCGAAGTGATCATTGCAGCGAAAAACCGGGATCAAGAAGAATTGAAATGGGAAACAGCGGACCTCCTCTATCATCTTCTTGTGCTATTACGTGAACAGCAATTGCCGCTTGATGATGTATTAAAGGTATTAAAAAAACGTCATCTAGGTGAATGA
- the hisF gene encoding imidazole glycerol phosphate synthase subunit HisF, translating to MMTKRIIPCLDVKEGRVVKGVQFLGLKDAGDPVELAHIYDEEGADELVFLDISASHEGRKTMVDVVKQVASTLAIPFTVGGGINHLDDMKRILRAGADKVSVNTAAVLRPELISEGAAFFGSQCIVVAIDAKYNEEKKAYMVYTHGGRCQTDLEVSGWAKEAVQRGAGEILLTSMDADGEKIGFDHRLTKLVSQAVTVPVIASGGAGNARHMLEVFTKGEADAALAASIFHYKETSIQEVKTYLREHGVKVR from the coding sequence ATGATGACAAAACGAATCATCCCATGTCTTGATGTGAAGGAAGGGCGTGTTGTCAAAGGGGTGCAATTTCTGGGCTTAAAGGATGCTGGTGATCCAGTAGAATTAGCGCATATCTATGATGAGGAAGGGGCGGATGAACTCGTCTTTCTTGATATTTCTGCTTCTCATGAAGGCCGGAAAACGATGGTGGATGTGGTCAAACAAGTCGCGTCCACTCTTGCTATACCATTTACGGTGGGAGGCGGGATTAACCACCTTGATGACATGAAGCGTATATTAAGAGCGGGTGCAGACAAAGTATCTGTCAACACAGCAGCTGTGCTAAGACCGGAACTGATTTCAGAAGGCGCTGCCTTTTTTGGCTCCCAGTGTATCGTTGTGGCAATTGATGCAAAATACAATGAAGAGAAAAAAGCATACATGGTCTATACACACGGAGGACGCTGTCAAACAGATTTAGAGGTCAGCGGCTGGGCGAAGGAAGCTGTGCAGAGAGGTGCAGGAGAGATTTTGCTGACAAGTATGGATGCTGATGGTGAAAAGATAGGCTTTGACCATCGATTGACAAAGCTTGTATCACAGGCAGTCACTGTGCCAGTTATTGCTTCTGGCGGCGCTGGCAATGCCCGGCATATGCTGGAGGTCTTTACAAAAGGAGAAGCTGATGCAGCGTTAGCAGCCTCCATTTTCCATTATAAAGAAACCTCTATTCAAGAGGTGAAGACATATTTGAGAGAACACGGGGTGAAGGTCAGATGA
- the hisA gene encoding 1-(5-phosphoribosyl)-5-[(5-phosphoribosylamino)methylideneamino]imidazole-4-carboxamide isomerase, with amino-acid sequence MSEFTLYPAIDMRNGKCVRLVQGDYDQETIYGDSPLDMAAQFAKDGATWIHLVDLDGAKAGKRVNHEHVLAIASSLDVKVQIGGGIRTEEDVAFYLSSGVNRVILGSSAVSNPAFVKKMLAQYGEKIAIGIDARNGFVSTEGWLETSKVKAEELGRELAKEGAEVFIFTDIQMDGMLSGPNVESTVRLAEATGKQVIASGGVSAVADLQKLSAQKQSGVSGAIIGKALYTKQFTLAEAFEGLDRI; translated from the coding sequence ATGAGTGAGTTTACATTATATCCAGCGATTGATATGAGAAATGGCAAATGTGTACGTCTTGTGCAAGGAGATTATGATCAAGAAACCATTTATGGAGATTCACCCCTCGACATGGCCGCGCAATTTGCGAAGGATGGAGCAACATGGATTCATCTTGTCGATCTAGATGGTGCAAAAGCAGGGAAACGTGTCAATCATGAGCATGTGCTGGCGATTGCTTCCTCCTTAGATGTGAAGGTGCAAATTGGCGGCGGTATTCGGACTGAAGAGGATGTTGCCTTTTATTTAAGTAGCGGCGTAAATAGAGTGATTCTCGGCAGCTCAGCTGTTTCAAACCCAGCCTTTGTGAAAAAAATGCTGGCGCAATATGGAGAGAAAATAGCGATTGGCATTGATGCGCGAAATGGCTTTGTATCGACTGAAGGGTGGCTTGAAACGTCAAAAGTGAAGGCAGAGGAGCTTGGCAGAGAATTGGCAAAAGAAGGCGCAGAGGTCTTTATTTTCACCGATATTCAAATGGATGGCATGCTGTCTGGTCCTAATGTGGAAAGCACAGTTCGGTTAGCAGAAGCAACCGGCAAACAAGTGATTGCTTCAGGTGGTGTCAGCGCAGTAGCTGATCTTCAAAAGCTGTCAGCGCAAAAACAGTCTGGTGTGTCTGGTGCGATTATTGGAAAAGCACTTTACACGAAGCAGTTTACTTTAGCGGAAGCATTTGAAGGGCTTGACCGCATATGA
- the hisH gene encoding imidazole glycerol phosphate synthase subunit HisH yields MIGVIDYGMGNLFSVSKALERADARYIVSSDVEELKKADAYILPGVGSFRDAMQLLKETGLEAFIHQVAQEGKLLFGICLGMQLLFEESEEAGRTKGLGLLKGRVVLLKDRNQGRQRLKIPHMGWNKLTFHQPSPLFDGVPEGFAYFVHSYYVSDMNPNEQLASTDYGVQVPAVVGKGNVLGAQFHPEKSSTTGMALLKQFIQLANEQRVSK; encoded by the coding sequence ATGATCGGAGTCATTGATTACGGAATGGGAAATTTGTTCAGCGTATCAAAAGCACTGGAACGAGCAGATGCCCGCTATATCGTCTCCTCTGATGTGGAGGAGCTGAAAAAAGCAGATGCTTATATTTTGCCCGGGGTCGGTTCGTTTCGTGATGCCATGCAGCTGTTAAAAGAGACAGGACTTGAGGCCTTCATCCACCAAGTTGCTCAGGAAGGAAAGCTGTTATTCGGCATTTGCCTTGGCATGCAACTGTTATTTGAAGAAAGCGAAGAGGCAGGACGCACAAAAGGATTGGGGCTGTTAAAAGGGCGTGTCGTTCTGTTAAAGGATCGTAATCAGGGCAGGCAAAGGCTGAAGATCCCTCATATGGGGTGGAATAAGCTCACATTTCATCAGCCTTCCCCGTTGTTTGATGGTGTACCGGAAGGATTTGCGTACTTTGTTCACTCTTATTATGTGAGCGATATGAATCCAAATGAGCAATTAGCAAGCACGGACTACGGTGTTCAAGTACCAGCTGTTGTTGGCAAGGGAAATGTGCTTGGTGCACAGTTTCACCCTGAAAAAAGCAGTACAACGGGAATGGCGCTGCTCAAACAATTTATTCAATTAGCAAACGAACAGAGGGTGAGCAAATGA
- the hisB gene encoding imidazoleglycerol-phosphate dehydratase HisB: protein MRQAETARKTNETNISLALEIDGGGKADIQTDIPFMTHMLDLFTKHGHFNLTIDAKGDTDVDDHHTTEDVGIVLGQMFKEALGDKKGIKRYGSSFVPMDETLAQVVVDLSNRPHLEMRADFPSQKVGTFDTELVHEFLWKFALEARINLHVIVHYGTNTHHMIEAIFKALARALDEATTIDPRVKGIPSTKGML, encoded by the coding sequence ATGAGACAGGCGGAAACAGCTAGAAAAACAAATGAAACGAACATTTCATTAGCGCTAGAAATTGATGGAGGAGGAAAAGCGGATATTCAAACAGATATCCCTTTTATGACGCACATGCTTGATTTATTTACGAAGCATGGTCACTTTAATTTGACCATTGATGCGAAAGGAGATACGGATGTTGATGATCACCACACAACAGAAGATGTCGGCATTGTGCTTGGGCAAATGTTTAAGGAAGCGTTAGGCGATAAAAAAGGGATTAAGCGGTACGGATCAAGCTTTGTTCCAATGGATGAAACACTTGCTCAGGTCGTGGTCGACTTAAGCAATCGTCCTCATTTGGAAATGAGAGCGGACTTTCCCAGTCAAAAGGTTGGGACCTTTGATACAGAGCTGGTACATGAATTTCTGTGGAAATTTGCACTTGAAGCCCGGATCAACCTTCATGTCATTGTTCACTACGGAACCAACACACACCATATGATTGAAGCTATTTTTAAAGCGTTGGCACGTGCCTTAGATGAAGCAACAACCATTGATCCACGTGTGAAAGGAATTCCTTCGACAAAGGGGATGCTCTAA